The following nucleotide sequence is from Aneurinibacillus soli.
TTCCCATGGCTGATGTAAAAGGAAACGGAGTGGTACGTATTGCGGATGATGTCGTGGCAGTGATTGCTGGGATTGCCGCAACAGAAACCGCAGGAATCGCAGGTATGTCAGGTGGAATTACCGAAGGATTGGCTCGTCGTGTAAGCGGAAAAAACGTGCAAAAAGGTGTTTCCGTAGAAGTGGGAGAATTCGAAGCGGCGATTGATCTGCGCGTAATCGTAGCGTATGGCAGTAAGATCGACGAGGCATGTCGCACACTTCAGCAGAACGTACGAGACGCGGTTGAGTCCATGACTGGCCTGCGTGTTGTGGAAGTAAATGTGAAAGTAGAAGGGGTAGAATTCCCGAAACCTGAAAAAGAACAGCTGCCAGAAGCAGCGCAGCGTGTGAAATAAACACAGAATGATGTGAAAAGCGCAGGGCATTTATCATGCCGTTGCGCTTTTTCGTTTTTACGGAAGAGCAGCGGTAATGGTCGATGGAACTTTTGGGTTTTTTACCCCGAATAACCCGATAATGACAAGTAATCCGAGTAACAGTGATACAGCCAATGGATTATCTGGTGCACTAGTTCCGCTTGTGCCTGAAGTTCCACTTGTGCTTGAAGTTCCCATGTATCTCCCTCCTGATTACGGCTCCTGCATCCGCTGCTTAAGAGCAGCCAAAATTTCATCCAGTGTAATCGTACCATTATTACGCAGAAAGTGAGCGAGTTCGCCGACCCGATTTTCCTGAGGATTCTTCTGGCAGGGATTCTGCAGCTTTCCGACTAGTGAAACCACAATCCCTCCATCGCGCCCGAACTCAATGGCATCAGTGACGAGTTCTCCAGATAAGAGCAGAGCAGCCGTAATAATTTCAAGCTGTTTCGAGGAGAAGAGATGATCAAACGGAGAAGAATGGGTGCTGTTTGTTTGTGTCTTGTCTGTTTGTCCGGTTGTTCTCGTAGTCCCGGTCTTCTTACGCTTTGCCATTTCCTCCCCTCCCTCTTACACAGTATGCAGGAGTGGGCAGGATGCGCCGATTATCGCGGCTCAATTAATTGGAACGCGCCTGTGCCGGCTAGTACAAGCCGGCCTTTCTCATTATGAATACGGCATTCACATACACAACGAGTACGCCCTCGCCGCAGTACAGAAGCGGTAGCGATTAATCTTTCTCCCGTGCCAGGAGAGAGGTAGTGAACGTTCATCTCTGTAGTGACGACCTTATAACCAGTCGCCCGACTTGCTGCTGATCCCATCACGCTATCAGCGAGAGTGGCCGTCATGCCACCGTGTACGATACCGAGTCGATTCATCATAAAGGGTGTAATGGGAACATCAAATCGGTATGTGCCATCCTCCAGATATTCTCCTTGCAGTCCAAGGAAGCCGGAAATATAGGCTGTTTTGCGTTCCCGCATGTATTCTACAGCCTGGCGGGCGAGATACAGGATCTGCTGGTCTTCCTCTGATCCACTCTCAAGTGTGTCTTTTACAAATTGAAGCATTGCTTCCTGGTCATGTCTCATACTCTCACCTGTCCTTATGTAGTGTTCCTTTATAGTATACAAGATTTTTGTGGCAAACCTCTTTTCTTGTAACCCGAGTATACAGTTTGTCTTCACGTAGGAAATGTGTATACTTACTTACAACTATGTTTCGTATTCGGGTGGTGAATAGCATGATTCAAACAACCAGAGAGGTGTATACAGTAGCTCGTGTTATTGAACAAATTAATGATCGGCTATACACGCAACTTGCTTGCGCGAACGGCTGGCCAGAAAGAGATGAGGTTGCTATGCATCTGCTTGCCACTACAACAGTGGAGCAGACATGGCAGGCGATGACACAAGAGGAAAAACACATGCTTGTGTATATGCTGTTCTATATCGGTCACGATATGCTTACATACCGGCAGATGGAGCAATATGCGCATGATACATCGCCGCTTGCTGCTTATAGTGGCTTAACAGGGCTTAGAAGACGAGGGCTTGTGTATACACTTCGTCGATTATGGGGAGAAGTGGCGTATATAATGCCGGACGATTTGCAGGCGGTGTGGCGAGCTCACATTCGGACAATAAAAAAAGAGACTGGGCTACCGCATACAGGGATTTCATCTGAACCTGTACCTGCGCTATGGGATGTGTTGTTTGCAATTGTACATACATACCGTCATGAGCCTATCATGTTGACGAAAAAAGGCATATTGCCGATGAAAATAAGACGCCGCCTGCAGGCGCTGATTCCGTATGAGGAAGAATTGATTGGCTCTGTATATTCGCAGGATGCCGATTATACGGCACGGGAAGGATTTGTACTGGCTCTGTTGCTTCATACGGGAGCGCTCCGGCTGTATGAAGCGGAAGCAGGACCTGTGTATCAGGTTGAAAATGAAAGGGTGTGCCGCTTGTTTGCGGGCAGGCGATCCCATGTGCAGTCTCGCGTATGGCAGGCAATTGTGGATGTTGTGGGCCATCTGCATCCGCTATATCCGGGTATGCTGGAAGGGCTTACGATAGATGATGAAATAGATGTGCAGGCTCTGTATGACCGGGAACAAGGTCTTCTTGCAGAAGCGGGCACGATTCCGGATCAAAAGGCGTGGGCTGGATTTATTGGCCAGGTGTTGCCGCTTCTCGCCGGGCTAGGTTTCGGTTTCTGTCATACCTGTGAGAATCGTGTATGGTTTAGCTGGAACGGTGGGAGACCAAGTAGGTGCGAAGTCGAAGAAAGGGTGGACGAGCGACTCGGATATGTGCAGCCGACAAGGGATGTGCTTCTGCTTCCGTCTGCCCCGTATGATGTTCGCTGGGAGGTGGGGGCCTACGCAGAACTTGTGGATCAGCAGGAAGTATGGACGTTCCGGCTTACACAGCAGAGTGTTCGGGACGGTATGCGCTCCCGTGGACGTGCGGATTTGGGAGTACTTCTTACGAGGATTCAAGGAGACATCCCGGAGTCTGTATGGACGCAGCTTGAGCGCTGGATGAGCGGCAGACAGGCAGCAATTTTTGACCATGTTCTTTTTTTGCGCTGTCCAGATGAGGCGGTAGCAGACTGGCTGGAAGGAGAGGGATCTCTTACGCATGCTGTGCGAGAGCGGTTGAATACATGTGACTTTCTCATTCATGAAGCAGGATGGAATAGTGTCCGTGCTGCTCTGGAAAAGCACGATATTCCTGTCCAGTGTTCTGGGGAAGCGGTATTACGCCCGCTTGTGGAACAAAAGACGCAAGAAGAGGGATTTAAGGTAGAGTCGGTATTTCCGGCACTAGAAGATTCCCTTCCAGAACTGCGGGATATTCCAACCATCTGGTATAAAAACTGGCAAACGTATCATGCGTCTACACTTCGAAACATGCTGTCCAAAGCCCAGGCTCTCGGGGTGCCGCTTCGGCTCGAAGCAGGAAAGAACGAATGGGAAGAAGCCCGTGTAACGGAAATTCGAAATGAAGATGGGAACTATCGCGTTCGTTTTGCTGTCACAGGCGACAGCATGATCATTCCGCTGCAAGAGGTTGGCCGGGTGAGCTGGAAGCTGCCATTCTCCTGAGCAGGCTTACGCAGCAAAGGCTATGCACAACAGGGACGAAATGATACAATAATGGGCGAGGTGAGGAAATGGCAAGCAAGTCAATCAAGGTGCTGGATTGGAATGATGTACTAGAACGTGCCTATGGAATTGGCGAACAGCTGACCCACTCGCAGGAAATGCGGCGCTACAAGGAGATGCGTCAGGAGATGGAAACTGACAGGGAAGCTGCCGTACTGATCGAGAGTTTTAATCGCCTGAAAGAAGCGCATGAAGAAGTTGAACGATTCGGGACCTATCATCCCGATTATCATACTGTTACTCGTCGTGTCCGTGAGAAAAAGCGAGAACTTGATAAAGTGCCGAGCATTGCCGCATTCAAGCAGGCTGAGAATGACCTGGATGAACTGTTGTACAGAGTAAGCCGGGTTATTGCTGATGCCGTATCTGAACAGATTAAAGTGCCGAGCAACAACCCGTTGTATGAGCTTGCAGGCGGAGGATGTGGTAGCGGAGGATGCGGTACGGGCGGAGGATGCGGCTGCTCAGCGCGCTGATCTGGCAGAACCGGGCCAATGCTAGTATGAAGAAGGAGAGTCGAAGCATGAGAGAAAGACGCGTAGGGCTTGCCATATACGTGAAAAGCCTAAAAGCGGCCCGCAACTTACGCAAGTTTGGCAATATCCACTACATGTCGCGTCGCCTGAATTATGTGTCTATGTATACAGCGGCCGAT
It contains:
- a CDS encoding YlbF family regulator, with translation MASKSIKVLDWNDVLERAYGIGEQLTHSQEMRRYKEMRQEMETDREAAVLIESFNRLKEAHEEVERFGTYHPDYHTVTRRVREKKRELDKVPSIAAFKQAENDLDELLYRVSRVIADAVSEQIKVPSNNPLYELAGGGCGSGGCGTGGGCGCSAR
- a CDS encoding Asp23/Gls24 family envelope stress response protein; translation: MADVKGNGVVRIADDVVAVIAGIAATETAGIAGMSGGITEGLARRVSGKNVQKGVSVEVGEFEAAIDLRVIVAYGSKIDEACRTLQQNVRDAVESMTGLRVVEVNVKVEGVEFPKPEKEQLPEAAQRVK
- a CDS encoding PaaI family thioesterase, which produces MRHDQEAMLQFVKDTLESGSEEDQQILYLARQAVEYMRERKTAYISGFLGLQGEYLEDGTYRFDVPITPFMMNRLGIVHGGMTATLADSVMGSAASRATGYKVVTTEMNVHYLSPGTGERLIATASVLRRGRTRCVCECRIHNEKGRLVLAGTGAFQLIEPR